The following proteins are co-located in the Macadamia integrifolia cultivar HAES 741 chromosome 3, SCU_Mint_v3, whole genome shotgun sequence genome:
- the LOC122074821 gene encoding translocase of chloroplast 120, chloroplastic-like, producing MENGVAIDVEPHFVDIVAVEDGTSHPKVEDKGVHGFHVSKDSEGDIFVEASEEIHTQESSVKLDAEQVINGEVPVDKTGDSVSLGVNGMSNVDHGTEKFEEAIKRPGNELNETVYGVGGADEPANVEDKAEELVPVESNGLDDAGSVGTAETVVNLGDDRGNEPNETFYEVGVADGPANVKDKAEEVVPVESNGLDDASSVGIAEAVVNLGNDYTQEREQQVTVEKMTEDSVSTKPVDDIRLADETGNVECNGTEVVLVQSNGFDGGALVGNSEVELREFSDIVSDRDIEPSMNSALAEGRSDAVPEKSENGDLVKNNLGESPFHDKADVHAELVKSDVIEPSQENECDELIVHEDSESLELKEPLPNLDGEHQDHQSVQLQNSSSEKDHSLKESDVIEPSQGNEPDELIVHQASENAELKGHSANLDGEHQDHQSVQLKNSSSEKDCSVNESDVIEPSQGNEPDELIVHQASESAELKGPSANLDGEHQHHQSVQLKNSSSEKDCFVNESDVIEPSQGNEPDELIVHQASESAELKGPSANLDGEHQHHQSVQLKNSSSEKDCFVNESDVIEPSQGNEPDELIVHQASESAELKGPSANLDGEHQVHLSLQLKNSSYEKDRSLKESDVIEPSQGNEHHEPIVHQTTENMALNGTLANLDGEHQDHKSMQLKNSSSEHGPSLKESDVIEPSQGNEPIELIVHQYSENAKLKEPSENLDGELQDHQNVPLKNSSAEQDPSLKEAGTPEVEFPLSAEESDTVKDDAAEPQAKDTQDSRPMLADRNGREGSSSHVKVGEPDVQETQKVKDRGSTIQSAQNVFSSSENSTNPPLALPSRPAGLGSAPPLGAAHRALQQPRANGSIPQRPTQLVEDPMNGEAEENDDEAREKLQMIRVKFLRLAHRLGQTPHNVVVAQVLYRLGLAEQLQGGNTTRAGAFSFDRASAMAEQLEAAGQEPLDFSCTIMVIGKTGVGKSATINSIFDEVKFSTDAFNVGTKKVQDVVGTVQGIKVRVIDTPGLLPSMSDQRHNEKILHSVKRFIKKTPPDIILYLDRLDMQSRDFGDMPLLRTITEIFGPSIWFNAIVVLTHAASAPPEGPNGTASSYEMFVTQRSHVVQQAIRQAAGDMRLMNPVSLVENHSACRTNRAGQRVLPNGQVWKPHLLLLSFASKILAEANTLLKLQDGPPGKPFATRSRAPPLPFLLSSLLQSRPQLKLPEEQFGSDDDAFDEDLDEASDSDEDSEYDELPPFKRLTKAQLAKLSKAQKKAYFDELEYREKLFMKKQLKDERKRRKLLKKMTDLAKDLPSEYSESAEEESGGAASVPVPMPDLSLPASFDSDNPTHRYRFLDSSNQWLVRPVLDTHGWDHDVGYEGINVERLFVIKEKIPLSFSGQVTKDKKEANVQMELAGSVKHGEGKATSLGFDMQTVGKDMAYTLRSETRFSDFRHNKMAAGLSVTHLGDAVSAGVKVEDKLIVNKRFRMVLTGGAMTGRGDVAYGGSLEATLRDKDYPLGRTLTTLGLSIMDWHGDLAIGCNVQSQLPLGRSSNVIARANLNNRGAGQVSIRLNSSEQLQIALIGLIPLFRKLVGYSQQLPFGQ from the coding sequence ATGGAAAATGGGGTTGCAATCGATGTTGAACCTCATTTTGTAGATATCGTGGCAGTCGAAGATGGGACTTCTCATCCTAAAGTAGAAGATAAGGGTGTTCATGGGTTTCATGTGTCGAAGGATTCTGAAGGGGATATTTTTGTGGAGGCTTCAGAAGAAATTCATACGCAGGAGTCGTCTGTAAAGCTTGATGCAGAGCAAGTTATTAATGGGGAGGTACCTGTAGACAAGACAGGAGATTCTGTTTCATTGGGAGTTAATGGAATGTCTAACGTTGACCATGGGACTGAAAAATTTGAAGAGGCGATCAAGCGTCCGGGCAATGAACTTAACGAAACTGTTTATGGGGTTGGAGGTGCAGATGAACCTGCCAATGTGGAAGATAAGGCTGAGGAGCTTGTCCCAGTGGAATCAAATGGGTTGGATGATGCTGGTTCAGTTGGTACTGCAGAAACTGTTGTCAATCTTGGTGATGATCGAGGCAATGAACCTAATGAAACTTTTTACGAGGTTGGAGTTGCAGATGGACCTGCCAATGTAAAAGATAAGGCCGAGGAAGTTGTGCCAGTGGAATCAAATGGGTTGGATGATGCTAGTTCAGTTGGTATTGCAGAAGCTGTTGTCAATCTTGGTAATGATTACACTCAGGAACGGGAACAGCAGGTCACTGTTGAGAAGATGACCGAAGATTCGGTTTCCACGAAGCCGGTTGATGATATTAGGCTTGCAGATGAAACTGGCAATGTGGAATGTAATGGCACCGAAGTTGTGCTGGTGCAATCAAATGGGTTTGATGGTGGTGCTTTGGTTGGCAATTCAGAAGTTGAGTTGAGGGAGTTTTCAGACATTGTGTCTGATAGAGATATAGAGCCTTCGATGAATAGTGCACTGGCAGAGGGGAGGAGTGATGCAGTTcctgaaaaatcagaaaatgggGATTTGGTTAAGAATAATTTGGGGGAATCACCATTTCATGATAAAGCAGATGTGCATGCTGAACTGGTAAAGTCTGATGTGATTGAGCCTTCTCAAGAAAATGAATGTGATGAACTAATTGTCCATGAAGACAGTGAGAGTCTTGAGTTAAAGGAACCTTTGCCAAACCTGGATGGGGAACACCAAGATCACCAGAGCGTGCAATTGCAGAATTCTTCATCTGAAAAAGATCATTCCCTCAAGGAATCTGATGTGATTGAGCCTTCTCAAGGAAATGAACCTGATGAACTGATTGTCCACCAAGCCAGTGAGAATGCGGAGTTAAAGGGACATTCGGCAAACCTGGATGGGGAACACCAAGATCACCAGAGCGTGCAATTGAAGAATTCTTCATCTGAGAAAGATTGTTCCGTCAATGAATCTGATGTGATCGAGCCTTCTCAAGGAAATGAACCTGATGAACTGATTGTCCATCAAGCTAGTGAGAGTGCGGAGTTAAAGGGACCTTCGGCAAACCTGGATGGGGAACACCAACATCACCAGAGCGTGCAATTGAAGAATTCTTCATCTGAGAAAGATTGTTTTGTCAATGAATCTGATGTGATCGAGCCTTCTCAAGGAAATGAACCTGATGAACTGATTGTCCATCAAGCTAGTGAGAGTGCGGAGTTAAAGGGACCTTCGGCAAACCTGGATGGGGAACACCAACATCACCAGAGCGTGCAATTGAAGAATTCTTCATCTGAGAAAGATTGTTTTGTCAATGAATCTGATGTGATCGAGCCTTCTCAAGGAAATGAACCTGATGAACTGATTGTCCATCAAGCTAGTGAGAGTGCGGAGTTAAAGGGACCTTCGGCAAACCTGGATGGGGAACACCAAGTTCACCTGAGCTTGCAATTGAAGAATTCTTCATATGAAAAAGATCGTTCCCTCAAGGAATCTGATGTGATTGAGCCTTCTCAAGGAAATGAACATCATGAACCGATTGTCCATCAAACCACTGAGAATATGGCGTTAAATGGAACTTTGGCAAACCTGGATGGGGAACACCAAGATCACAAGAGCATGCAATTGAAGAATTCTTCATCTGAACATGGTCCTTCCCTTAAGGAGTCTGATGTGATTGAGCCCTCTCAAGGAAATGAACCTATTGAACTGATTGTCCATCAATACAGTGAGAATGCTAAGTTAAAAGAACCTTCAGAAAACCTGGATGGGGAGCTCCAAGATCACCAGAATGTGCCACTGAAGAATTCTTCAGCTGAACAAGATCCTTCCCTCAAGGAGGCTGGGACTCCAGAAGTTGAATTCCCACTGTCTGCAGAAGAATCTGATACAGTTAAAGATGATGCAGCTGAACCACAGGCTAAAGATACACAAGATTCACGGCCTATGCTTGCTGACAGAAATGGCAGAGAAGGTTCATCTAGCCATGTCAAGGTGGGGGAGCCTGATGTGCAGGAAACACAAAAAGTGAAGGATAGAGGATCAACAATTCAGTCTGCACAAAATGTTTTTTCATCATCTGAAAATTCCACAAATCCTCCTCTTGCTCTTCCATCTCGTCCTGCTGGTCTTGGGAGTGCTCCACCTCTGGGAGCTGCTCATCGTGCACTGCAACAGCCTCGAGCAAATGGATCTATACCTCAGCGGCCAACTCAACTTGTTGAAGACCCTATGAATGGTGAGGCTGAGGAGAATGATGATGAAGCCCGTGAAAAGCTCCAGATGATCCGAGTAAAGTTCCTGCGTCTTGCCCACAGGCTTGGTCAGACTCCCCATAATGTTGTTGTTGCTCAGGTCCTGTACAGGCTAGGGTTAGCAGAACAGCTGCAAGGGGGAAACACAACTCGTGCTGGTGCCTTTAGCTTTGATAGGGCAAGTGCAATGGCAGAGCAGCTTGAGGCAGCTGGGCAGGAACCCCTTGATTTTTCTTGCACAATCATGGTTATAGGGAAGACAGGAGTTGGTAAAAGTGCAACCATCAATTCAATATTTGATGAAGTCAAGTTCAGCACTGATGCATTCAACGTGGGCACTAAGAAGGTTCAGGATGTGGTGGGAACCGTTCAGGGGATCAAGGTACGGGTGATTGATACACCTGGCCTCCTACCTTCCATGTCAGATCAACGTCATAACGAGAAGATCCTTCATTCTGTTAAGCGTTTCATCAAAAAAACACCTCCAGATATTATTTTGTATCTTGATAGACTAGACATGCAAAGCAGAGATTTTGGTGATATGCCATTGCTGCGAACAATTACAGAGATATTCGGACCATCTATTTGGTTCAATGCGATTGTAGTTCTGACTCATGCAGCTTCTGCACCTCCTGAGGGTCCAAATGGCACTGCTTCCAGTTATGAGATGTTTGTAACTCAGCGGTCCCATGTGGTTCAGCAAGCCATTCGTCAAGCAGCAGGGGACATGCGACTCATGAACCCTGTTTCACTAGTGGAGAATCACTCTGCATGCAGAACAAACAGGGCCGGGCAGAGAGTCTTGCCAAATGGCCAAGTCTGGAAGCCTCATTTGTTATTGCTCTCCTTTGCATCAAAGATTCTGGCCGAGGCAAACACTCTTCTGAAGCTGCAAGATGGTCCACCAGGAAAACCTTTTGCGACTCGATCTAGGGCACCTCCTTTACCATTTCTCTTGTCCTCTCTTCTCCAATCAAGGCCTCAGTTGAAACTGCCTGAGGAACAGTTTGGCAGTGATGACGACGCTTTTGATGAGGACTTGGACGAGGCATCAGATTCAGATGAAGACTCAGAATATGATGAATTGCCTCCATTCAAGCGTTTGACCAAGGCTCAACTGGCAAAGTTGAGTAAGGCACAGAAGAAGGCTTATTTTGATGAGCTAGAATATAGAGAGAAGCTTTTTATGAAGAAGCAGCTGAAGGACGAGAGAAAGCGGCgtaaattattgaaaaaaatgaCAGATTTGGCCAAGGATTTGCCAAGTGAGTACAGTGAGAGTGCTGAAGAAGAGAGTGGTGGAGCTGCATCTGTGCCAGTTCCAATGCCTGATTTGTCCCTGCCGGCTTCATTTGATTCTGACAATCCCACTCACAGATACCGCTTTCTGGATTCTTCAAACCAATGGCTAGTAAGGCCAGTTCTAGATACTCATGGCTGGGATCATGATGTTGGCTATGAGGGTATAAATGTTGAGAGATTATTTGTGATTAAAGAGAAAATACCCTTGTCCTTTTCTGGTCAGGTTACGAAGGATAAGAAAGAGGCCAATGTCCAGATGGAATTAGCTGGTTCTGTTAAGCATGGGGAAGGGAAAGCAACTTCATTAGGTTTTGACATGCAGACTGTTGGGAAGGACATGGCATATACCTTACGCAGTGAGACAAGATTTAGCGACTTCAGGCACAATAAGATGGCAGCCGGTCTCTCAGTTACTCACCTGGGTGATGCCGTATCTGCAGGAGtgaaggttgaagacaaatTGATTGTTAATAAACGGTTCCGGATGGTTTTGACTGGGGGTGCAATGACTGGTCGTGGTGATGTGGCATATGGAGGCAGTTTGGAGGCAACCTTGAGAGATAAGGACTATCCTTTGGGTCGTACATTAACAACTCTTGGTCTATCTATTATGGACTGGCATGGAGATCTTGCAATTGGCTGCAATGTACAGTCTCAACTACCACTGGGGCGTTCTTCAAATGTGATTGCTCGGGCAAATTTGAATAACAGGGGAGCTGGGCAAGTTAGTATTCGTTTGAATAGTTCAGAACAGCTTCAGATAGCTCTGATTGGTCTTATACCCCTATTCAGAAAGCTAGTTGGTTATTCTCAACAACTGCCTTTTGGTCAATGA